The Acidimicrobiales bacterium genome window below encodes:
- a CDS encoding MFS transporter translates to MRRRLAVVAVLFVVFCTTFASNGPSILYVVYQGKYHFTSLTVTAIFSVYAVAVLATLLVVGRLSDVVGRRPLLLAGAALLVASALLFALARSALWLFAARALQGVATGTLIAAAGASLVELSPPRQRPRAALMNTVAFLTGAAAGSLAFGVMVQFLPSPTVLPYVLEIALDGGALLAVAVLVIETVTPGEHARWRLQRPSVPRAILRPFVVSSVTMGVGWSLGGVYGALSPTMTRQILHVSSHLVAGAVLCTFNLVGGVAQLLRRRHGARGSMLAGLALVALGAALIQLAFTARSSLLLFLATLFGGAGAGMAFVGSLALVNELAPAARRAEALAAYNLVGYLALSLPVIGVGLLTSALGLRTASLVFCCLLVAAAGLLALPLRRVGVAAEAVGERGLGARPAAQVR, encoded by the coding sequence ATGAGGCGGCGACTCGCGGTGGTGGCGGTGCTCTTCGTCGTGTTCTGCACGACCTTCGCGAGCAACGGCCCGTCGATCCTCTACGTCGTCTACCAGGGCAAATACCACTTCACCTCGCTCACGGTGACGGCGATCTTCAGCGTCTACGCGGTCGCCGTGCTCGCCACGCTGCTCGTGGTCGGCCGCCTCTCGGACGTCGTCGGCCGACGCCCCCTGCTGCTCGCTGGTGCGGCGCTGCTCGTCGCGAGCGCGCTGCTCTTCGCGCTCGCCCGTTCGGCCCTGTGGCTCTTCGCGGCGCGCGCCCTGCAGGGCGTCGCCACCGGCACCCTCATCGCCGCGGCGGGCGCCTCGCTCGTCGAGCTCTCACCGCCGCGCCAGCGTCCGCGGGCCGCGCTGATGAACACCGTCGCCTTCCTCACCGGCGCGGCGGCCGGCTCGCTCGCCTTCGGGGTGATGGTGCAGTTCCTGCCGTCGCCGACGGTGCTCCCCTACGTGCTCGAGATCGCCCTCGACGGCGGCGCGCTGCTCGCGGTCGCGGTGCTGGTGATCGAGACGGTGACGCCCGGTGAGCACGCCCGCTGGAGGCTGCAGCGCCCTTCGGTACCACGCGCCATCCTCCGCCCGTTCGTCGTCTCCTCGGTCACGATGGGGGTCGGCTGGTCGCTCGGCGGCGTCTACGGCGCGCTCAGCCCGACGATGACCCGCCAGATCCTGCACGTCTCGAGCCACCTCGTCGCCGGCGCCGTGCTCTGCACCTTCAACCTCGTCGGCGGGGTCGCGCAGCTTCTCCGCAGGCGGCACGGCGCCCGCGGCTCGATGCTGGCGGGGCTGGCCCTGGTGGCGCTCGGCGCGGCGCTCATCCAGCTCGCCTTCACCGCCCGCTCCTCGCTGCTGCTCTTCCTCGCCACGCTCTTCGGCGGAGCCGGAGCCGGGATGGCCTTCGTCGGGAGCCTCGCCCTCGTGAACGAGCTGGCGCCGGCAGCGCGCCGCGCCGAGGCGCTTGCGGCCTACAACCTGGTGGGCTATCTGGCGCTCTCGCTGCCGGTGATTGGTGTCGGCCTGCTCACGAGCGCGCTCGGCCTGCGCACCGCCTCACTGGTCTTCTGCTGCCTGCTGGTCGCCGCCGCGGGGCTGTTGGCGTTGCCGCTGCGGCGCGTCGGTGTCGCGGCCGAGGCGGTGGGGGAGCGGGGGCTCGGGGCCCGCCCTGCCGCTCAGGTGCGGTAG
- a CDS encoding class II aldolase/adducin family protein: MAVIEQPLVTETSKKAGVSDEEWALRVKLAACYRIFNYLGWTELIFNHISLRVPGPETHLLINPFGLRYCDVTASNLVKIDLQGNIIGDDTWPVNRAGVIIHTALHAARPDIHAVMHTHTTAGSAVAGLDGPIDGNNFYASQLWGQIRYHDFEGITLEKDEQDRLVENLGEEWLLVLHNHGLLSAGATLESAFMRLWTLERSCEIQVATMSTGGKIKQVSDSAHERSSGDYRKMLASPEAGLRAFEAYQRQIDEIDPSYRT; this comes from the coding sequence ATGGCGGTCATCGAACAGCCGTTGGTGACGGAGACGAGCAAGAAGGCCGGTGTCTCCGACGAGGAATGGGCGCTGCGGGTGAAGCTCGCCGCCTGCTACCGGATCTTCAACTACCTCGGCTGGACCGAGCTGATCTTCAACCACATCTCGCTGCGCGTCCCCGGCCCCGAGACGCACCTGTTGATCAACCCCTTCGGCCTCCGCTACTGCGACGTCACGGCCTCCAACCTCGTGAAGATCGACCTCCAGGGGAACATCATCGGGGACGACACCTGGCCGGTGAACCGCGCCGGGGTGATCATCCACACCGCCCTGCACGCGGCACGGCCGGACATCCACGCGGTGATGCACACTCACACCACCGCCGGCTCTGCCGTCGCCGGCCTCGACGGCCCGATCGACGGCAACAACTTCTACGCCTCCCAGCTCTGGGGGCAGATCCGCTACCACGACTTCGAGGGCATCACCTTGGAGAAGGACGAGCAGGACCGCCTTGTCGAGAACCTCGGCGAGGAGTGGCTCCTCGTCCTCCACAACCACGGCCTCCTCTCGGCGGGCGCCACGCTCGAGTCGGCGTTCATGCGCCTGTGGACCCTCGAGCGCTCGTGTGAGATCCAGGTGGCGACGATGAGCACCGGCGGCAAGATCAAGCAGGTCTCGGACTCCGCGCACGAGCGCTCCTCCGGTGACTACCGGAAGATGCTCGCGAGCCCCGAGGCCGGCCTGCGGGCCTTCGAGGCCTACCAGCGCCAGATCGACGAGATCGACCCCTCCTACCGCACCTGA
- a CDS encoding tartrate dehydrogenase yields MPKRYKVAVIPGDGIGNEVVPAALEVLEVVGSRFDFALELVEYPWGCEYYTRAGEMMPADGLAQLAEHEAIFLGAVGFPGVPDDVSLWGLLIPIRRSFHQYVNLRPVKLLEGVPSPLRPEVIGGGVDLVIVRENNEGEYSEIGGRLYRDTPDEIAVQEAVFTRRGIERVARFAFDLARTRRSYVMSATKSNGIIHTLPFWDQVVGEVAEQYPDVRYEKMHVDALAAAFVQRPGHFDVVLGSNLFADILSDLGAAVAGSIGIAPSGNLDPTRDNPSMFEPVHGSAPDIAGKGIANPIGQIWSGSMMLRHLGEEAGAEAIDQAIARVLATSEIRTGDLGGKSTTAEVTRAIVDALPAS; encoded by the coding sequence ATGCCGAAGCGCTACAAGGTGGCCGTGATCCCCGGTGACGGGATCGGCAACGAGGTGGTGCCGGCGGCCCTCGAGGTCCTCGAGGTCGTGGGGAGCCGCTTCGACTTCGCTCTCGAGCTCGTCGAATACCCCTGGGGGTGCGAGTACTACACCCGTGCCGGGGAGATGATGCCGGCGGACGGCCTCGCCCAGCTCGCCGAGCACGAAGCGATCTTCCTCGGTGCCGTCGGCTTCCCGGGTGTCCCCGACGACGTCTCGCTATGGGGCCTTTTGATCCCGATCCGGCGCAGCTTCCACCAGTACGTGAACCTCCGCCCCGTGAAGCTGCTCGAGGGGGTGCCGAGCCCGCTACGCCCGGAGGTGATCGGCGGAGGAGTCGACCTCGTCATCGTCCGCGAGAACAACGAGGGGGAGTACTCCGAGATCGGGGGTCGCCTCTACCGCGACACCCCCGACGAGATCGCCGTGCAGGAGGCAGTCTTCACGCGCCGCGGCATCGAGCGGGTGGCCCGTTTCGCGTTCGACCTCGCGCGCACGCGCCGCTCGTACGTGATGTCGGCGACGAAGTCGAACGGCATCATCCACACCCTCCCCTTCTGGGACCAGGTGGTGGGGGAGGTCGCCGAGCAGTACCCGGACGTCCGCTACGAGAAGATGCACGTCGACGCCCTGGCGGCGGCGTTCGTGCAGCGCCCGGGGCACTTCGACGTGGTCCTCGGCTCGAACCTCTTCGCGGACATCCTGAGCGACCTCGGCGCAGCGGTGGCCGGCAGCATCGGGATCGCTCCGTCGGGGAACCTCGATCCGACGAGGGACAACCCTTCGATGTTCGAGCCCGTGCACGGCTCGGCTCCCGACATCGCCGGGAAGGGGATCGCCAACCCGATCGGCCAGATCTGGTCGGGCTCGATGATGCTGCGCCACCTCGGCGAGGAAGCGGGCGCGGAGGCGATCGATCAGGCGATCGCACGAGTCCTCGCGACGAGCGAGATCCGCACCGGCGACCTCGGAGGCAAATCGACGACCGCCGAGGTGACCCGCGCGATCGTCGATGCCCTGCCTGCGAGTTGA
- a CDS encoding SDR family oxidoreductase gives MGERAEHLAHQHVPDDEGIPPARRPDEGSFVNVASTHAFVALPLGAAYSAAKGGVVLFTRQVATEVGSLGVRANAVCPGPIDTRGRTATFRPESALSTVLGRTADPSEVANVIAFLASPAASFVTGAAIVIDGGQTIHRGHVDRTRLLDPAAHEP, from the coding sequence GTGGGAGAGCGTGCTGAGCACCTCGCTCACCAGCATGTTCCTGATGACGAGGGCATTCCTCCCGCTCGTCGTCCCGACGAAGGGAGTTTCGTCAACGTTGCCTCGACGCACGCCTTCGTCGCGCTCCCGCTCGGCGCCGCGTACAGCGCGGCGAAGGGCGGAGTGGTCTTGTTCACCCGACAGGTGGCGACCGAGGTCGGCTCCCTCGGAGTGCGGGCCAACGCCGTCTGCCCGGGACCGATCGACACCCGCGGCCGCACTGCCACCTTCCGACCGGAGTCGGCGTTGAGCACCGTCCTCGGGCGCACCGCGGACCCTTCGGAGGTGGCGAACGTGATCGCCTTCCTCGCCTCCCCGGCCGCTTCCTTCGTCACCGGGGCGGCGATCGTGATCGACGGTGGGCAGACGATCCATCGGGGCCACGTGGATCGCACCCGATTGCTCGATCCTGCCGCGCACGAGCCGTGA